Proteins from one Armatimonadota bacterium genomic window:
- a CDS encoding right-handed parallel beta-helix repeat-containing protein, whose amino-acid sequence MRAPTCIAALLVITSFATQADVIDVNGGFERTEAVNESFRGSAADAQLNLSPRLPQVWQINYGAIAARKTDHAIRLVEDPERAHSGNCALELAPGEVFLPYLPARQEAKGRVRVWATGKPGLSVGLVLTDAPAKMLYPPFQAIGNADAKGYVEYQADFALPQGAAGVSFTLGAGKALLDDVSIEIEGTRVNAPDLAAPVVSDDATLAIATGDAPLAEGALFTGQLVGGVQGQAYRIGAEELLQVPGRYRDLLQGGTIEFWFRPAWEGRDNNDHFLVTLSTDGFGYSILRDRYNHVLFSASDGWAQSMGNVQSQHWQYANRWGAGDWHHLAVSWTPDWYTLFLDGFPVDTAHTGAKQEANRSWATGKLPSRIPTLAGIGSAGTEIDELRISRSARYWITAQDSEPAQPVVIAQVEAETPAIPLAGPTDPVKPDFSTPPAPEPRPEPVEFFVDTNAPNASDDNPGTREQPFKTINRGVKELLPGDTLTVRGGVYRESVVLDLIGRPDKPITVQAAPGETVVVKGSEVVTGWEKDGEVWRKTGWTDEFVRKFAVGGRLVSANVHEVFQRDGIRDEAIVLLRVRTPEELREGKCFWDESTGTITIWPVDTGEPFDPNNPGVEVPVRGWGITVGRRHVRVRGFQMRQFNMAGVTNWSSSGVSGLDCSLEDCIVTWANFVGISMSGFDNRILRCEASYCGNSGMGAGVGENQLIEGCVVTHNNYWRYSPGWHGGGAKLIPWFNKSTVRNSEFAFNYGPGLWFDGSCNDSVIEGCYCHDNEGPGIMVEISRGVIVRNNVCANNRNTLPGIDLSPLEKKGYAPVNCQATRTEGGSGGNGIFISSSPHTKVYNNLCYRNESAGIFAEWARRESADVSDYGERKSVTVYMSTHDVDVRNNILVNNLSCQLSLRRNGVDEDTYGNQSDYNLLYSSGGVPLVRWGFGGAAFSTVENWREASGFGKHSISAAPVFERSPGMDLRLQPDSPGVDQGELLPDVPFDARGRRRPLGNGPDMGPYEIAGTRRIVERPAVPKNLAFTPVDISALMNRGFADEKADDGIGGWSDQGPTTDLRSFPTGLQEFNGVPFQINAPLGCLVLKSGFRPQSDLPARVVIPVKKKADVLYFLHSGAWLGSGRTHWKYIIRRGDGTSETLSVIGGENIRDWSDPNAHLPLDREYPTTTQVAWSGSNQTFEKVSVYMMAWVNPHDWCDVTEVEMVAEEGGGVPILIGITAGVRKPQ is encoded by the coding sequence ATGAGAGCGCCGACCTGTATCGCTGCACTGCTGGTCATCACGTCTTTCGCCACACAGGCGGATGTGATCGATGTCAATGGCGGTTTCGAACGCACGGAGGCAGTCAACGAGTCCTTCCGTGGGTCCGCAGCGGATGCGCAACTCAACCTCTCCCCGCGTCTGCCCCAGGTCTGGCAGATCAACTACGGGGCCATCGCGGCGCGCAAGACAGACCACGCCATCCGGCTCGTTGAGGACCCCGAGAGGGCGCATTCCGGCAACTGCGCGCTGGAACTGGCGCCGGGCGAAGTGTTCCTGCCTTACTTGCCCGCACGCCAGGAGGCCAAAGGGAGGGTTCGGGTCTGGGCCACCGGAAAGCCAGGGCTATCCGTCGGGCTGGTCCTCACGGATGCCCCCGCGAAAATGCTCTACCCACCCTTCCAGGCGATAGGCAACGCAGACGCGAAGGGGTACGTAGAATACCAAGCCGACTTCGCCCTGCCGCAAGGCGCCGCCGGCGTCAGCTTCACCCTCGGCGCAGGCAAAGCGCTCCTCGATGATGTCTCGATTGAGATCGAGGGCACGCGCGTGAATGCTCCTGATCTCGCTGCTCCCGTGGTGTCGGATGACGCCACGCTGGCCATAGCCACCGGGGACGCACCGCTGGCCGAGGGCGCGCTTTTCACGGGGCAACTGGTGGGCGGCGTGCAGGGACAGGCCTACCGCATCGGCGCCGAAGAGCTCTTGCAGGTGCCCGGGAGGTATCGCGATCTGTTGCAGGGCGGGACGATCGAGTTCTGGTTCCGGCCCGCGTGGGAGGGCCGGGACAACAATGACCACTTCCTGGTCACCCTGAGTACCGACGGGTTCGGGTACTCCATCCTGCGCGACCGGTACAACCACGTGCTTTTCAGCGCCTCTGACGGCTGGGCGCAGAGCATGGGGAACGTCCAGTCCCAACACTGGCAGTACGCCAACCGCTGGGGCGCGGGAGACTGGCACCATCTTGCGGTCTCCTGGACCCCCGACTGGTACACTCTCTTTCTGGACGGGTTCCCCGTGGACACCGCCCATACTGGTGCAAAGCAGGAAGCGAATCGGTCCTGGGCCACCGGTAAGCTGCCCTCGCGCATCCCCACTCTTGCCGGGATCGGGTCAGCGGGCACAGAGATCGACGAACTGCGCATCTCTCGCAGCGCCCGGTACTGGATCACCGCTCAGGACTCCGAACCCGCACAACCCGTGGTCATCGCTCAGGTTGAGGCCGAGACCCCGGCAATCCCGCTGGCGGGGCCGACCGATCCCGTGAAGCCGGACTTCTCCACACCGCCGGCTCCCGAGCCGCGCCCCGAGCCCGTCGAGTTCTTCGTTGACACCAACGCCCCGAATGCATCCGATGACAACCCTGGCACCCGGGAGCAGCCGTTCAAGACCATCAATCGCGGTGTCAAGGAACTCCTGCCCGGCGACACGCTTACTGTCCGGGGCGGCGTGTATCGGGAGTCGGTAGTACTCGACCTGATCGGTCGGCCCGACAAGCCGATCACCGTGCAGGCCGCTCCCGGCGAGACCGTGGTGGTGAAGGGCTCCGAAGTCGTGACGGGTTGGGAGAAAGACGGCGAAGTCTGGCGGAAGACCGGCTGGACGGATGAGTTCGTCCGGAAGTTTGCCGTGGGCGGACGGCTTGTCTCGGCCAATGTGCATGAAGTCTTCCAGCGAGACGGCATCCGCGATGAGGCCATCGTGCTTCTCCGGGTACGGACGCCCGAAGAGCTGCGAGAGGGCAAATGCTTCTGGGATGAGTCCACTGGGACCATTACCATCTGGCCTGTGGACACCGGCGAGCCTTTCGACCCGAATAACCCCGGCGTCGAAGTGCCCGTGCGCGGCTGGGGCATCACCGTGGGTCGCCGCCACGTACGCGTGCGCGGTTTCCAGATGCGCCAGTTCAACATGGCAGGGGTCACGAACTGGTCTTCCTCGGGCGTCAGCGGGCTCGATTGCAGCCTTGAGGACTGCATTGTCACCTGGGCAAACTTTGTGGGCATCAGCATGTCGGGCTTCGACAACCGTATCCTGCGCTGCGAAGCTTCGTACTGCGGCAATTCGGGGATGGGAGCGGGGGTGGGCGAAAACCAGCTTATCGAAGGCTGCGTCGTCACCCACAATAACTATTGGCGATACTCTCCCGGCTGGCATGGCGGCGGGGCCAAGCTCATCCCGTGGTTCAACAAGTCCACCGTGCGCAACTCGGAGTTCGCCTTCAATTATGGCCCCGGCCTGTGGTTCGACGGCTCGTGCAATGACAGCGTGATCGAGGGGTGCTACTGCCACGACAACGAAGGCCCCGGGATCATGGTGGAAATCAGCCGGGGCGTGATCGTCCGCAACAATGTGTGCGCCAACAATCGCAACACACTGCCCGGGATCGACCTGAGTCCTCTTGAGAAGAAGGGCTATGCACCGGTGAACTGTCAGGCCACGCGCACCGAGGGCGGCTCAGGTGGCAACGGCATCTTCATCTCCTCCTCGCCCCACACCAAGGTCTACAATAACCTGTGCTACCGCAATGAGTCGGCCGGTATCTTCGCCGAATGGGCCCGGCGCGAGAGCGCCGATGTCTCGGACTACGGGGAACGCAAGTCCGTGACTGTCTACATGTCCACCCACGATGTGGACGTGCGCAACAACATCCTCGTCAACAACCTGTCCTGCCAGCTCTCCCTGCGCCGCAATGGAGTTGACGAGGACACCTATGGGAACCAGTCCGACTACAACCTGCTGTATAGCTCGGGCGGCGTACCACTGGTTCGCTGGGGATTCGGAGGGGCGGCGTTCTCGACCGTGGAGAATTGGCGGGAAGCTTCAGGGTTCGGCAAGCACTCCATCTCCGCCGCGCCTGTTTTCGAGCGCTCGCCAGGAATGGACCTGCGCCTGCAGCCCGACTCCCCGGGAGTTGACCAGGGCGAGTTGCTTCCGGATGTTCCCTTCGATGCCCGTGGACGTAGACGCCCCCTGGGCAATGGGCCGGACATGGGCCCGTACGAGATCGCGGGCACCCGGCGCATTGTGGAGCGCCCGGCGGTTCCAAAGAACCTGGCATTCACGCCGGTTGATATCTCCGCTCTCATGAACCGCGGCTTTGCGGATGAGAAAGCGGACGACGGTATCGGTGGCTGGAGTGATCAGGGCCCGACAACCGACCTGCGTAGTTTCCCCACGGGGCTGCAGGAGTTCAACGGCGTCCCATTCCAGATCAACGCCCCGCTGGGCTGCCTGGTGCTCAAGTCCGGTTTCCGGCCCCAGAGCGACCTCCCGGCGCGGGTAGTCATCCCGGTGAAAAAGAAGGCAGATGTCCTTTACTTCTTGCATTCCGGCGCCTGGCTGGGAAGCGGCAGGACCCACTGGAAGTACATCATCCGCCGCGGAGACGGCACTTCGGAGACGCTCAGCGTCATTGGCGGCGAGAACATCCGCGACTGGTCCGATCCCAACGCCCACCTGCCACTGGACCGCGAGTATCCGACCACAACGCAGGTGGCCTGGAGCGGGAGCAATCAGACATTTGAGAAGGTCTCCGTGTACATGATGGCATGGGTGAATCCCCACGACTGGTGCGATGTGACCGAAGTTGAGATGGTGGCCGAGGAGGGCGGCGGCGTGCCGATCCTCATCGGCATCACCGCAGGCGTCCGCAAACCCCAGTGA
- a CDS encoding glycoside hydrolase family 99-like domain-containing protein, producing the protein MGRKGARMPDVILRLVVLTMLIVLPCWCQADSTPFAWYRFEDPAALGKDSSEHGRDAQAVEAQSGEGRHGLGLVLSGKGGLTLASGSVPDLSRGFTVDLWFRPDTVSENASVVNLAGVFMLRIDPPGEARRLSFFPDLNGSLEPRVRGPILEAGQWYHAVASWDGSMASLWVNGQEYSQSRPGRVTGGREPLLVGLPFKWAPAGFKGVIDEVRLYDRALSATEVLGAQFGLAPDPQGPRTTEARLLPEHWQRVSGEVSATPEGLLLKTAPSEPGIAHRRLQLPVGDKPFVSLRMSVSTGNRGKLLFQTSAGPGAAVIPLRADGKMHSYVVDLSDVPQWSGDLLMLALVPSDREAETRLASLTVAATPEVQAEVVPLRVLSGRPIIRAGREAQIRAEVTNYGGIAHDVTLQLDPPPGVEVLEGNPQLIASLPHLARGEASWTVRAETPGIVQFGLRISVDGAESSQSTWPIRFDPAVDVPKADYVPAPQPPKSDILVGAHYCPLWKQGARGSGWELIEPFPEREPALSWYDEHNPEVTDWEIKWALDHGINFFVYCWYRASQGGPVEQFLGHAIHDGLFNARYRDQFKFTIMWENQARGRSGVASEEDFLTNLLPWWIDNYFKRPEYLKIDNKPVLFIYRPEYLVDDLGSVENVRMALNKARQACVDAGFAGLILLGEYRGTDPRPLQLMADEGLDYTFAYCWPMSAERPTGREAIEAQERYWKKHAEQGIIPEVLTVSMGWDSTPWHYSSSIWRLTPEEFSEACSRAKAMAQSFPETSLGSKMILLDNWNEFGEGHYISPHREYGFGYLDAARKAFTDDPPHVDLVPEDLGLGPYDSLYRGFKERIAHCAQRMVAESGLEADLEAWYTFDEPEDTGYAWDWTGNGRGGFITDAARVPGVKGKALVCDGGAVTVPGPNLKFKMRELTVSCWIKVGEPGQQDKWFINSLHGPGNAGFRMGVTSGGRLCFAVPVSGWSHHLVSAEPLPVGRWIHVVGTCNGEMIRLFADGKPCGQMERRGRINWDGHNMTIGNYEAGHRAYFRGVLDEVRIYSRALSADEVAKMAQDAPAGE; encoded by the coding sequence ATGGGACGCAAGGGGGCCAGGATGCCCGATGTCATACTGCGACTGGTGGTGCTCACGATGCTCATTGTGCTGCCGTGCTGGTGCCAGGCCGACAGCACGCCCTTCGCCTGGTACCGTTTCGAAGACCCCGCAGCGCTGGGCAAGGACAGTTCGGAGCACGGACGCGATGCTCAGGCCGTAGAAGCGCAAAGCGGAGAGGGGCGACACGGGCTTGGGCTGGTGCTTTCGGGCAAAGGTGGCCTGACTCTTGCGTCGGGGAGCGTGCCCGACCTGTCCAGGGGATTCACCGTGGACCTGTGGTTCCGGCCGGATACGGTCTCCGAAAACGCGAGCGTGGTGAACCTCGCAGGCGTGTTCATGCTGCGCATCGACCCGCCCGGTGAGGCGCGTAGGCTGTCCTTCTTCCCTGACCTCAATGGCAGCCTGGAGCCCCGGGTGCGCGGCCCTATCCTGGAGGCGGGCCAGTGGTACCACGCAGTTGCTTCCTGGGACGGCAGCATGGCCAGCCTCTGGGTGAATGGGCAGGAGTACAGCCAAAGCAGGCCGGGGCGGGTCACAGGCGGACGGGAGCCTCTTCTGGTGGGCCTGCCCTTCAAGTGGGCCCCCGCGGGTTTCAAGGGAGTGATCGACGAGGTTCGCCTGTACGACCGTGCGCTTTCTGCCACCGAGGTCCTCGGCGCCCAGTTCGGCCTGGCCCCAGATCCCCAGGGGCCAAGAACCACTGAGGCGCGACTTCTCCCTGAACACTGGCAGCGGGTCTCGGGCGAAGTCAGTGCGACGCCGGAAGGGCTGCTGCTGAAAACCGCGCCCAGTGAACCCGGCATTGCTCACCGCAGGCTGCAGCTTCCGGTGGGCGACAAGCCATTCGTCTCCCTTCGAATGAGCGTGAGCACCGGGAACCGGGGCAAGTTGCTCTTCCAGACCTCGGCCGGACCGGGCGCGGCGGTCATCCCCCTGCGCGCGGACGGGAAGATGCATTCCTACGTCGTGGACCTGAGCGACGTGCCCCAGTGGAGCGGCGACCTGCTCATGCTGGCGCTGGTGCCGTCCGACCGGGAGGCAGAGACACGATTGGCCTCCCTCACCGTTGCCGCCACCCCCGAAGTGCAGGCTGAGGTGGTGCCGCTACGAGTGCTGTCTGGCAGGCCCATCATTCGCGCGGGCAGGGAAGCGCAGATCCGCGCAGAGGTCACCAACTATGGCGGGATCGCGCACGATGTGACGCTGCAACTCGATCCTCCCCCGGGCGTGGAGGTCCTCGAAGGCAACCCCCAGCTCATCGCATCCCTGCCCCATCTCGCGCGTGGCGAAGCAAGTTGGACCGTGCGCGCCGAGACCCCCGGCATCGTGCAGTTCGGCCTGAGAATCTCAGTAGACGGTGCGGAAAGCAGCCAGTCAACGTGGCCCATCCGTTTCGACCCGGCGGTGGATGTGCCAAAGGCCGACTATGTGCCCGCGCCCCAACCACCGAAGAGCGACATCCTGGTGGGTGCGCACTACTGCCCGCTGTGGAAGCAGGGGGCACGGGGCAGCGGCTGGGAACTCATCGAACCATTTCCCGAGCGCGAACCGGCGCTAAGCTGGTATGACGAGCACAATCCCGAAGTGACCGACTGGGAGATCAAGTGGGCGCTGGATCACGGGATCAACTTCTTCGTCTACTGCTGGTACCGGGCGTCACAGGGAGGGCCGGTGGAGCAGTTCCTGGGCCATGCCATTCACGACGGCCTATTCAACGCGCGCTACCGCGACCAGTTCAAGTTCACCATCATGTGGGAGAACCAGGCACGCGGGCGATCCGGCGTTGCGTCCGAGGAGGACTTCCTGACAAACCTCCTGCCCTGGTGGATCGACAACTACTTCAAGCGCCCCGAGTACCTCAAGATCGACAACAAACCCGTCTTGTTCATTTACCGCCCGGAATACCTCGTGGACGACCTCGGCAGTGTAGAAAATGTGCGTATGGCCTTGAACAAGGCGCGACAAGCCTGCGTGGATGCGGGGTTTGCCGGCTTAATTCTCCTGGGTGAGTATCGGGGCACCGACCCCCGTCCCCTGCAACTCATGGCCGATGAGGGGCTCGACTACACCTTCGCCTACTGCTGGCCCATGTCCGCCGAAAGACCCACCGGCCGGGAGGCAATCGAAGCGCAGGAACGCTATTGGAAGAAGCACGCGGAGCAAGGGATCATCCCGGAAGTGCTCACGGTCTCCATGGGCTGGGATTCCACTCCTTGGCACTACAGCAGTTCCATCTGGCGCCTTACCCCGGAGGAATTCTCCGAGGCCTGCTCACGGGCGAAAGCTATGGCGCAGAGCTTCCCGGAAACCAGCCTCGGCAGCAAGATGATCCTGCTCGACAACTGGAACGAGTTTGGCGAGGGCCATTATATCTCCCCGCACCGCGAGTACGGGTTCGGCTACCTCGACGCGGCCCGAAAGGCCTTCACCGATGACCCCCCGCACGTGGACCTGGTCCCCGAGGACCTCGGCCTGGGTCCCTATGACTCCCTCTACCGCGGGTTCAAGGAGCGCATCGCCCACTGCGCGCAGAGAATGGTTGCCGAGAGCGGCCTCGAAGCTGATCTGGAGGCGTGGTACACCTTTGACGAACCTGAGGATACGGGTTACGCCTGGGACTGGACCGGGAACGGCCGGGGTGGGTTCATCACCGACGCGGCGCGAGTGCCCGGCGTGAAAGGCAAGGCGCTGGTGTGCGACGGGGGCGCCGTCACCGTCCCCGGACCCAACCTGAAATTCAAAATGCGCGAGTTGACAGTCTCCTGCTGGATCAAAGTCGGTGAGCCGGGACAACAGGATAAGTGGTTCATCAACAGTCTCCACGGGCCCGGGAACGCGGGATTTCGGATGGGTGTGACCAGCGGCGGACGCCTTTGTTTCGCAGTGCCCGTCAGCGGCTGGAGCCACCATCTCGTCTCCGCCGAGCCTCTGCCGGTGGGGCGCTGGATACATGTGGTCGGAACCTGCAACGGCGAGATGATCCGACTGTTTGCCGACGGAAAGCCTTGTGGACAGATGGAACGCAGGGGCAGGATCAACTGGGACGGGCACAACATGACGATTGGCAACTACGAGGCGGGCCACAGGGCTTATTTCCGCGGTGTTCTGGACGAGGTACGCATTTACAGTCGGGCACTATCTGCTGATGAGGTTGCAAAGATGGCGCAAGATGCTCCCGCGGGAGAGTGA
- a CDS encoding carbohydrate binding domain-containing protein has protein sequence MPRFVALMLLLLLPLLVSAQQELVFEAEDVSSPSEAWAKDITPKDRWNLWSKDKDAELKWSGGKVLQSPQVMQDREKPEDGAPVLHVVLENIPDGRYQVVLKYGRALAASLDQEKWINLSNTGGELGRFDITGGKFEFWVDDRFADANSPGFTYFDNIRLIPLMAEKNGVTNGDFQAGNDMPGSGWSWFSREQKGGVTFSDEGRNGSRCALITHEGERDYAFTNAGRLNVEPGQTWVASAWMKCENTDSADLAIVALSGGKLVSWSIGSDGVYGTTDWKKVQAEAYIPQGVDQIHVRVVGSGNAKVWVDDVAFEASTTPQRVRPKGPVNGWAKERVEEQITRGLVALPREDGSVYVGWRLLKNDPPDIAFNVYRAAGRMLPVKISEQPVTKTTDFIDMDPPRGIDFSYWVKPVVDGKEGVPSDQAFLPADPTPTGYVSIKLDGDYSFQKCGIADLDGDGRYDYVLKQPGDNIDPYQGYWTPSPDTYKLEAYTSDGEFLWRKDLGWAIERGIWYSPCLVFDFDGDGKAEVAVKTGDGDPRDPDGRVRSGPEYISILDGMTGEEKARADWPSRQGFGGGLNGYNYASRNQLGVGYLDGKTPCLLVARGTYTVMKVDAYQYHDGKLELLWSFDSRDEVGPYAGQGAHFMHSADVDGDGRDEVILGSSVIDDDGKGLWTTGLGHPDKCYVGDIDPNRPGMEIFYVIEPRRKENGVCLVDAATGEIIWGTSFETFHVGSGMAADIDPTKLGMECWACEDPKGDPAGLKYNNNPPRWIFSASGELLGQEEKVPSMITAYWDADGLRELVGGGRIYKYRGQTVAQGIQGSQVIWADVLGDWREEIITSVKGEMRIYSTTIPASDRRVCLMQDPVYRIDTANNAMGYNQPPMTSYFMGQSGAVLWMDTGSASIRFGQPREVNVVLEAPAKQAVQGTVVLTGSDDLTIAPGQVEINAPAGGKAEATFTVSLRDRPAFLAGVKSLALTATLTADEPLQASASLRAEDELPEGALVVEAESFTAQEGGEVQIREDKVGHSGKSFSHWDAAGHALTWKAEVPADGEYMLVVRYCSTWDVDREIAIDGGQRVKQRFVSTGGFSSTSSDWLHAPVKDADGKTALLSLKAGEHIIEMVNTDGKGMNLDYIALVPKG, from the coding sequence ATGCCGCGGTTTGTTGCCCTGATGCTCTTGTTGCTCTTGCCCCTGTTGGTGTCCGCCCAGCAGGAGTTGGTCTTCGAAGCGGAGGACGTTTCCTCACCTTCGGAGGCCTGGGCGAAGGATATCACGCCCAAGGACCGCTGGAATCTGTGGTCGAAGGACAAGGACGCGGAGCTCAAGTGGTCCGGCGGCAAGGTCTTGCAGTCCCCACAGGTGATGCAGGACCGTGAGAAGCCGGAGGACGGGGCTCCAGTGCTCCACGTGGTCCTCGAGAATATCCCCGACGGGCGCTACCAGGTGGTGCTCAAGTATGGGCGCGCCCTGGCGGCATCTCTCGACCAGGAGAAGTGGATCAACCTGTCCAATACGGGCGGCGAACTCGGGCGCTTCGACATCACTGGCGGAAAGTTCGAGTTCTGGGTGGACGACCGGTTCGCGGACGCCAACAGCCCCGGGTTCACGTACTTCGACAACATTCGGCTCATCCCGCTCATGGCCGAAAAGAACGGCGTCACCAACGGGGACTTCCAGGCAGGCAATGATATGCCCGGCAGCGGCTGGAGCTGGTTCTCCCGGGAACAGAAGGGTGGCGTGACTTTCTCCGATGAGGGCCGCAACGGATCGCGCTGTGCACTGATCACTCACGAGGGCGAGCGCGACTACGCCTTTACCAACGCCGGCAGGCTCAACGTAGAGCCCGGGCAGACCTGGGTCGCTTCCGCATGGATGAAGTGCGAAAACACCGACAGTGCAGACCTGGCCATCGTGGCGCTTTCGGGCGGCAAGCTGGTGAGCTGGAGTATCGGCTCGGACGGCGTCTACGGCACCACAGATTGGAAAAAGGTGCAGGCCGAAGCGTATATCCCCCAGGGCGTGGACCAGATCCACGTGCGGGTGGTGGGCAGTGGCAATGCGAAGGTCTGGGTCGATGACGTCGCTTTCGAGGCCAGCACTACTCCCCAGCGCGTGCGGCCGAAGGGGCCGGTGAATGGCTGGGCAAAGGAGCGCGTGGAAGAGCAGATCACCCGCGGACTGGTCGCTCTGCCCAGGGAGGATGGCAGCGTCTACGTGGGCTGGCGGCTGCTCAAGAACGATCCGCCGGACATTGCTTTCAACGTCTATCGGGCCGCCGGACGGATGCTCCCGGTAAAGATCAGTGAGCAGCCGGTCACGAAGACCACGGACTTCATCGACATGGACCCACCCCGGGGCATCGACTTCTCCTACTGGGTGAAGCCCGTGGTGGACGGCAAGGAAGGCGTGCCTTCCGACCAGGCCTTCCTTCCCGCCGATCCAACGCCCACCGGTTATGTATCCATCAAGCTGGACGGTGACTACAGCTTCCAGAAGTGCGGGATCGCCGATCTCGACGGCGACGGCCGGTATGACTACGTTCTCAAGCAGCCCGGCGATAACATTGACCCGTACCAGGGCTACTGGACCCCCAGCCCAGACACATACAAGCTCGAGGCATATACCAGTGACGGCGAGTTCCTTTGGAGGAAGGACCTGGGCTGGGCGATTGAGCGTGGAATCTGGTATTCACCGTGTCTCGTGTTCGACTTCGACGGTGACGGCAAGGCCGAAGTCGCCGTGAAGACCGGTGACGGCGATCCGCGCGATCCTGATGGTCGCGTACGCTCCGGCCCGGAATATATCTCGATTCTTGACGGCATGACCGGCGAGGAGAAGGCACGCGCAGACTGGCCCTCGCGACAGGGATTTGGCGGCGGACTGAATGGCTATAACTACGCGTCGCGCAACCAGTTGGGTGTAGGCTACCTCGACGGCAAGACGCCCTGCCTGCTGGTGGCACGGGGCACTTACACCGTCATGAAGGTGGACGCCTATCAGTACCACGACGGAAAGCTGGAACTGCTCTGGAGCTTCGACAGCCGCGACGAGGTCGGTCCTTACGCCGGGCAAGGCGCCCATTTCATGCACTCGGCCGACGTGGACGGTGACGGCCGTGATGAGGTCATCCTTGGTTCCAGCGTCATCGACGATGATGGCAAGGGGCTGTGGACAACGGGCCTCGGTCATCCGGACAAGTGTTATGTGGGGGACATCGACCCCAACCGCCCGGGCATGGAGATCTTCTACGTCATCGAGCCACGGCGGAAAGAGAATGGCGTCTGTCTGGTGGATGCAGCCACGGGCGAGATTATCTGGGGGACCAGTTTCGAGACTTTCCACGTTGGTTCAGGTATGGCGGCGGACATCGACCCGACAAAGCTAGGCATGGAATGCTGGGCATGCGAGGACCCCAAGGGCGACCCTGCCGGGCTGAAGTATAACAACAACCCGCCGCGCTGGATTTTCTCCGCCTCCGGCGAGTTGCTGGGGCAGGAGGAGAAGGTCCCGTCGATGATCACTGCATACTGGGACGCGGACGGCCTGCGCGAACTGGTGGGCGGCGGACGGATCTACAAGTACCGCGGGCAGACCGTGGCCCAGGGCATCCAGGGGAGCCAGGTGATATGGGCGGATGTCCTCGGCGACTGGCGCGAGGAGATCATCACCAGCGTCAAGGGTGAGATGCGCATCTATTCCACCACCATCCCTGCCAGTGATCGACGCGTCTGCCTCATGCAGGACCCCGTCTACCGTATCGACACCGCTAACAACGCCATGGGGTACAATCAGCCGCCGATGACCAGCTACTTCATGGGCCAAAGCGGCGCGGTGCTCTGGATGGACACGGGCTCTGCATCAATCCGCTTTGGACAGCCGCGAGAAGTCAATGTGGTGCTTGAAGCCCCGGCGAAGCAGGCGGTCCAGGGCACCGTTGTTCTCACAGGCAGCGACGACCTGACAATTGCGCCTGGGCAGGTCGAGATCAACGCTCCCGCCGGGGGCAAAGCGGAAGCCACCTTTACCGTTTCCCTCCGCGATAGGCCCGCCTTCCTGGCGGGGGTGAAGAGCCTGGCCTTGACCGCGACGCTAACCGCGGATGAGCCCCTCCAGGCGAGCGCGTCCCTGCGCGCCGAGGATGAACTTCCCGAAGGTGCGTTGGTGGTGGAAGCCGAGAGTTTCACGGCGCAGGAGGGTGGGGAGGTCCAAATCCGCGAGGACAAGGTGGGGCACTCCGGCAAGTCTTTCTCTCACTGGGACGCTGCCGGTCACGCGCTGACATGGAAGGCAGAGGTGCCGGCAGACGGCGAGTATATGCTGGTCGTGCGCTACTGCTCCACCTGGGACGTGGACCGGGAGATTGCCATCGACGGTGGTCAGCGGGTGAAACAGAGGTTCGTGTCCACTGGCGGCTTCAGCAGCACATCCAGCGACTGGCTGCACGCTCCCGTCAAGGATGCGGACGGAAAGACGGCATTGCTGTCCCTGAAGGCCGGCGAACATATCATCGAGATGGTGAATACCGACGGCAAGGGGATGAACCTGGACTACATCGCCCTGGTACCGAAGGGCTGA
- a CDS encoding DUF1559 domain-containing protein, giving the protein MVRRSGFTLIELLVVIAIIAILAAILFPVFARAREKARAASCQSNLKQIGIAWAMYIQDYDETLPGLYTVTPGLSGGYFHTPEVLNPYVKNVQLWLCPSDKSSYQAFQDPPGLNINYGYNQSRFAQASVQFDGFLPLAKIDDPAQTIVFMDDTNLYAGPYNPYVPVGYNPAENVPNDPTQANTASCRAVPRHNDMYNILFADSHVKTMKDTQYRHWSYWTD; this is encoded by the coding sequence ATGGTTCGACGTTCCGGCTTCACTCTCATTGAACTGCTCGTGGTCATCGCCATCATAGCCATACTCGCCGCGATCCTCTTTCCCGTGTTTGCGAGGGCGCGGGAGAAGGCCCGTGCCGCGTCCTGCCAGTCCAATCTCAAACAGATCGGCATCGCCTGGGCCATGTACATCCAGGACTACGACGAAACGCTGCCGGGCTTGTACACCGTGACCCCGGGGCTTTCCGGAGGGTACTTCCACACACCCGAGGTCCTCAACCCCTACGTCAAGAATGTGCAGCTGTGGCTTTGCCCCTCGGACAAGTCCTCCTACCAGGCTTTCCAGGACCCGCCTGGTCTGAACATCAACTACGGCTACAACCAGAGCCGGTTCGCCCAGGCCTCAGTCCAGTTTGACGGCTTCCTTCCCCTGGCCAAGATCGACGACCCTGCCCAGACCATCGTCTTCATGGACGACACAAACCTGTATGCCGGGCCTTACAACCCCTACGTTCCGGTAGGCTACAATCCGGCGGAGAATGTGCCCAACGACCCGACGCAGGCCAACACTGCAAGCTGCCGCGCGGTCCCGCGCCACAATGACATGTACAACATCCTCTTCGCGGATTCGCACGTGAAGACGATGAAGGACACCCAGTACCGCCACTGGTCCTACTGGACCGACTAA